In one window of Desulfovibrio sp. DNA:
- a CDS encoding type II toxin-antitoxin system RelE/ParE family toxin, translating into MQSRAVRWLTLALEDLHDIAAYLAERHLDAAKEVAQCIWNAGQSLAVLSSRGRAGRVAGTRELVLTGFSYFIAYRVVKSEVQILRVLHTARRYPS; encoded by the coding sequence ATGCAAAGTAGGGCGGTGCGCTGGCTCACTCTGGCCCTTGAGGATTTGCATGACATTGCGGCCTATCTGGCTGAAAGGCACTTGGATGCCGCAAAGGAAGTTGCCCAATGCATATGGAATGCTGGACAAAGTCTTGCCGTGCTTTCTTCGCGGGGAAGGGCTGGCAGGGTCGCAGGTACTCGTGAGCTTGTACTGACTGGTTTTTCGTATTTTATTGCATACCGTGTTGTTAAATCCGAAGTGCAGATCCTTCGTGTCCTGCACACCGCACGACGCTACCCATCCTGA